A single region of the Methanocella sp. genome encodes:
- a CDS encoding DUF72 domain-containing protein: MILVGTSGWSYDDWVGEFYPKNLSKDKWLGFYAKYFHTTEINSTYYSFPSPAVVQSWITKASRLAAFEFSLKMPKQVTHESLLLDVGHALEFEAKVLAPMRDASCLGAILLQMSPYLMLHDKGKKTEHLDRLKTLLGHLDTGSYEYAVEFRHRSWLENGALAGDAVDLLRERGVAACAVDGPSMPPVVENTAGHGYIRFHGHNDDIWYKKGPEDGRMNRYDYNYRPEELLPWKKRIEPLLRGRVRAYFNNHPHANAAKNARLFESIMGVESVPPAIQKQSDLSSFF; this comes from the coding sequence GTGATACTGGTAGGCACTTCCGGCTGGTCATACGACGATTGGGTGGGCGAGTTCTACCCAAAAAACCTGAGCAAAGATAAGTGGCTCGGGTTCTACGCGAAATATTTCCACACCACGGAGATCAACAGCACTTACTATAGCTTCCCCTCGCCCGCCGTCGTCCAGAGCTGGATCACGAAGGCATCGCGGCTGGCGGCATTCGAGTTCTCCCTGAAGATGCCGAAGCAGGTCACCCACGAGAGCCTTTTGCTCGACGTCGGCCATGCCCTGGAGTTCGAGGCTAAAGTACTGGCTCCCATGCGGGACGCTAGCTGTCTCGGCGCTATCCTGCTCCAGATGTCCCCATACCTCATGCTCCACGATAAAGGTAAAAAGACCGAGCACCTAGACCGCTTAAAGACGCTGCTGGGGCATCTTGACACGGGAAGCTACGAGTACGCAGTCGAGTTCCGGCATCGCTCCTGGCTGGAGAACGGCGCGCTGGCGGGCGATGCCGTCGACCTGCTGCGCGAGAGGGGCGTCGCCGCCTGCGCCGTGGACGGCCCCTCCATGCCGCCCGTCGTCGAGAACACTGCCGGCCACGGGTACATCCGGTTCCACGGCCACAACGACGACATCTGGTATAAGAAAGGCCCCGAAGATGGCCGAATGAACCGGTACGATTACAATTACCGCCCGGAGGAACTCCTGCCCTGGAAGAAGCGCATCGAGCCGCTGCTCAGGGGAAGAGTGAGGGCCTACTTCAACAATCATCCCCACGCCAATGCGGCGAAGAACGCCAGGCTTTTCGAGTCCATCATGGGCGTGGAGTCCGTGCCGCCGGCCATCCAGAAGCAGTCCGACCTGTCCTCGTTTTTTTAA
- a CDS encoding polyprenyl synthetase family protein has protein sequence MVDSVTPILEEYSAYTDGQMKAVLNGRKNVGRLYDMMKYHLGWLDEGFNDCRAPRGKSLRSTICLLACEAIAGDRNKALPAAAAVELLHNFSLIHDDIEDGDEKRRHRDTLWKLWGVPQAINTGDAMDIVANLSLLDLDGSVKPEMMIEIMRLFNETVIELCEGQYLDMDFQCRSDVSVDEYITMVSGKTAALIEAAAAIGAMVATEDEDVIGRFKTFGRKIGISFQIRDDILGIWGDPKSTGKSAKNDIRNKKKSLPVLYAMEKSKRRAELKRIYVKEKLSDLDVARVFDILTEAGALEYTQNEAQRYKDEAMAQFEGLRLHKAPMERLQAIGRFLVERDY, from the coding sequence ATGGTCGATTCAGTCACGCCGATATTAGAGGAATACTCAGCATACACGGACGGCCAGATGAAGGCCGTGCTCAACGGCAGGAAAAACGTGGGCCGCCTGTACGACATGATGAAGTACCACCTGGGATGGCTGGATGAGGGCTTTAACGACTGCCGGGCCCCGCGGGGCAAGAGCCTGCGGTCGACCATATGCCTGCTCGCCTGCGAGGCCATAGCCGGAGACCGGAATAAGGCGCTGCCCGCGGCCGCGGCCGTCGAGCTCCTGCATAATTTCTCCCTGATCCACGACGACATCGAGGACGGGGACGAGAAGCGCCGCCACCGGGACACGCTCTGGAAGCTCTGGGGCGTACCCCAGGCGATCAACACCGGCGACGCGATGGATATCGTGGCGAACCTGTCGCTTTTAGACCTGGACGGCTCTGTGAAGCCGGAAATGATGATCGAGATCATGCGCCTCTTCAACGAGACGGTCATCGAGCTGTGCGAGGGCCAGTACCTGGACATGGACTTCCAGTGCCGGAGCGACGTCTCCGTTGATGAGTACATTACCATGGTCAGCGGCAAGACCGCCGCGCTCATCGAGGCTGCGGCCGCCATTGGGGCCATGGTCGCGACGGAGGACGAGGACGTCATCGGCCGCTTTAAGACCTTCGGCCGCAAGATAGGCATCAGCTTCCAGATCAGGGACGACATCCTGGGCATCTGGGGCGACCCTAAGAGCACGGGCAAGTCGGCGAAGAACGACATCCGAAATAAAAAGAAGTCCCTCCCGGTGTTATACGCCATGGAGAAGTCGAAGCGCCGCGCGGAATTAAAGCGCATCTACGTGAAGGAAAAGCTCAGCGACCTGGACGTGGCCCGAGTGTTCGATATCCTCACGGAGGCCGGGGCTTTAGAATACACGCAGAATGAGGCCCAGCGCTATAAGGACGAGGCGATGGCCCAGTTCGAGGGATTGCGCCTGCACAAGGCCCCCATGGAACGGCTGCAGGCCATCGGGCGGTTCCTGGTCGAGCGCGACTACTGA
- the minD gene encoding cell division ATPase MinD has translation MQDTPKLTKYWDEKSGRMSLILKNGERPLRGIVVEDQYPAAISGILCFAKSGGVAPVATASGGKILWKVANLAPGELKELVYTSLIRDALEGYAPKKPTPADAALLSSTASLPPKLTGDVETPAKAEERPALKPPEEPAKKAAPARHAVVVAVGAGKGGTGKTTFSINLGVALAELGNDTILMDADASMSNLSTYLGMDPNGMKATLHEVLAGEAEPEKATYRIFNDHLRVVPSGLSIEGFLKMDRSLLRDVIEYFSQEADYIVIDTPAGYNRELALSLAASDHLILVLNPDEGSMTDGLKVQEMARILDVNVMGIVLNRYDMKNPYFSRSQVEAHFGTPVIAMLPDEPEVRRKDKVPSVLAAPSGLMAAEIYHVAQKISGQKPPACSPSFVSRLMLALFNTASL, from the coding sequence ATGCAGGACACGCCCAAGCTGACGAAATACTGGGACGAGAAAAGCGGCCGGATGTCCCTCATCCTGAAGAACGGCGAGCGGCCGCTTCGCGGCATCGTCGTGGAGGACCAGTACCCCGCGGCCATCTCGGGCATACTGTGCTTCGCAAAATCGGGAGGCGTCGCCCCCGTGGCTACGGCCTCCGGCGGTAAGATCCTGTGGAAAGTCGCCAACCTGGCCCCCGGCGAGCTTAAGGAACTGGTATACACATCGCTCATAAGAGACGCCCTTGAAGGCTATGCCCCGAAGAAGCCCACGCCGGCCGACGCGGCCCTGCTATCCTCCACGGCCTCCCTTCCCCCGAAGCTCACGGGAGACGTGGAAACGCCTGCGAAGGCGGAGGAAAGGCCGGCCCTGAAGCCCCCGGAAGAGCCTGCGAAAAAAGCGGCGCCCGCCAGGCATGCCGTGGTGGTCGCCGTGGGCGCCGGCAAGGGCGGCACCGGCAAGACCACCTTCTCCATTAATCTGGGCGTGGCGCTGGCCGAGTTGGGTAATGATACTATTTTAATGGACGCGGACGCGAGCATGAGCAACCTGTCCACGTACCTCGGCATGGACCCGAACGGCATGAAAGCCACGCTGCACGAGGTGCTCGCGGGCGAGGCCGAGCCCGAAAAAGCCACATACAGGATCTTTAACGACCACCTGCGCGTCGTGCCCAGCGGCCTTTCCATCGAGGGCTTTTTGAAGATGGACCGCTCCCTGCTCAGGGATGTCATCGAGTATTTTTCTCAAGAAGCCGACTACATCGTCATCGACACGCCCGCCGGGTACAACAGGGAGCTGGCGCTGTCGCTGGCGGCCTCGGACCACCTCATCCTGGTCCTCAACCCCGACGAGGGGAGCATGACGGACGGCCTCAAGGTGCAGGAGATGGCCCGGATCCTGGACGTGAACGTCATGGGCATAGTGCTCAACCGCTACGACATGAAGAACCCCTATTTTTCACGCTCCCAGGTAGAGGCGCACTTCGGCACGCCCGTCATCGCCATGCTGCCCGACGAGCCCGAGGTGCGGCGCAAGGATAAAGTGCCGTCGGTGCTGGCCGCCCCATCGGGCCTGATGGCGGCGGAGATATACCACGTGGCCCAGAAAATATCCGGGCAAAAGCCCCCCGCGTGCAGCCCGTCCTTCGTGTCCAGGCTCATGCTTGCCCTCTTCAACACGGCATCTTTATAA
- a CDS encoding YwiC-like family protein codes for MLEELFFAIGLVNSVLLIAIFLLAKKKRMDDVSRVGKVYLLLAIPALYGLYLVAEEKKSWQFGVFLGIFITYLALEALYDFVLKLDFRHNWKQLLPYLCLYFAMNYGFVVMVWKWSLLPGLLMLALFVAQIAINIWANHADILKRRDKRSLNGRP; via the coding sequence ATGTTAGAGGAGCTATTCTTCGCCATAGGCCTGGTCAATAGCGTCCTTTTGATCGCGATATTCCTGCTCGCGAAGAAAAAGAGGATGGACGACGTAAGTCGCGTTGGAAAGGTCTATTTGCTCCTGGCCATCCCGGCCCTCTACGGGCTTTATCTGGTGGCGGAGGAGAAGAAATCCTGGCAGTTCGGCGTCTTCCTGGGGATCTTCATTACATACCTGGCCCTGGAAGCCCTGTACGATTTCGTCCTGAAGCTCGATTTCCGCCATAACTGGAAGCAGCTCCTGCCTTACCTGTGCCTCTACTTCGCGATGAACTACGGGTTCGTCGTCATGGTCTGGAAATGGTCCTTGCTCCCGGGCCTGCTGATGCTCGCCCTTTTCGTAGCCCAGATAGCGATCAATATATGGGCGAACCATGCCGATATTTTAAAAAGACGCGATAAAAGGTCGCTCAATGGCCGGCCATAA
- the larB gene encoding nickel pincer cofactor biosynthesis protein LarB, with protein MTDLDAREVLEKLAAGELDIDAAERLLRLDYVEKIGNHTVFDMSRECRSGIPEVIYAEGKTPEKAGEIVERLIAKKGMLVLSRASDKYYEEITKRIGTDGVTYKPEARMIVIDRRGCVQENIGRIGVLTAGTSDIPVAEEAATIAEIMGCEAIRGYDVGVAGIHRLLDPLKEMIRQDVACVIVVAGMEGALPSVVAGMVGVPVIGVPTSVGYGLGAGGIGALTTMLQSCAPGLVVVNIDNGFNAGATAALIAKHSH; from the coding sequence GTGACCGATTTGGACGCCAGGGAAGTGCTGGAAAAATTGGCTGCCGGCGAGCTGGACATCGATGCGGCGGAGCGTTTGCTGAGGCTGGACTACGTGGAGAAGATCGGGAACCACACGGTCTTCGACATGAGCCGCGAGTGCCGCTCCGGCATACCCGAGGTCATCTACGCCGAGGGCAAGACGCCCGAGAAGGCGGGCGAGATCGTCGAGCGCCTCATCGCGAAAAAGGGCATGCTCGTGCTGTCCCGGGCCTCCGATAAGTACTACGAGGAGATTACGAAGCGCATCGGCACCGATGGCGTCACCTACAAGCCAGAGGCCCGGATGATCGTCATCGACCGGCGGGGCTGTGTCCAGGAGAACATCGGCAGGATCGGGGTGCTCACCGCGGGCACGTCCGACATCCCCGTAGCCGAAGAGGCGGCCACCATCGCGGAGATCATGGGCTGTGAGGCGATCAGGGGCTACGACGTGGGCGTCGCGGGCATTCACCGCCTGCTGGACCCGCTCAAGGAGATGATCAGGCAGGACGTGGCCTGCGTCATCGTCGTGGCGGGCATGGAGGGGGCGCTGCCCTCCGTCGTCGCCGGGATGGTGGGCGTTCCTGTGATCGGCGTGCCCACGAGCGTGGGCTATGGCCTGGGAGCAGGAGGCATCGGCGCCCTGACGACGATGCTGCAGTCCTGCGCCCCGGGGCTGGTGGTGGTCAACATCGATAACGGCTTCAACGCGGGCGCAACGGCTGCGCTGATCGCGAAGCACTCTCATTAA